The Bacillus mesophilus genome contains a region encoding:
- the rpsS gene encoding 30S ribosomal protein S19: protein MGRSLKKGPFVDDHLMSKVEKMTEAGQKQVIKTWSRRSTIFPQFIGHTIAVYDGRKHVPVYVTEDMVGHKLGEFAPTRSYKGHDSDDKKTRR from the coding sequence ATGGGTCGCAGCTTGAAAAAAGGACCATTCGTTGATGATCATTTAATGAGCAAAGTTGAGAAAATGACTGAAGCAGGACAAAAACAAGTTATTAAAACTTGGTCTCGTCGTTCTACTATTTTCCCACAATTCATTGGTCACACAATTGCTGTTTATGATGGCCGTAAGCATGTACCAGTATATGTTACTGAAGACATGGTTGGACATAAATTAGGTGAATTTGCACCTACACGTTCGTATAAAGGTCACGATAGTGACGATAAGAAAACAAGACGTTAA
- the rplB gene encoding 50S ribosomal protein L2: protein MAIKKYKPTSNGRRGMTASDFAEITTDKPEKSLLAPLSKKAGRNNQGKITVRHQGGGHKRQYRIIDFKRDKDGIPGRVATIEYDPNRSANIALIHYLDGEKRYILAPKGLQVGMQITSGTEADIKVGNALPLANIPVGTVIHNIELKPGKGGQLVRSAGSSAQVLGKEGKYVLVRLTSGEVRMILATCRASIGQVGNEQHELIKIGKAGRSRWLGKRPTVRGSVMNPNDHPHGGGEGRSPIGRKSPMTPWGKPTLGFKTRKKKNKSDKFIVRRRKK, encoded by the coding sequence ATGGCGATTAAAAAGTATAAACCAACCTCTAATGGTCGTCGTGGAATGACAGCTTCTGACTTTGCTGAGATCACTACAGACAAGCCAGAAAAGTCATTACTAGCACCTTTAAGCAAAAAGGCTGGTCGTAATAACCAAGGTAAAATCACTGTGCGTCATCAAGGTGGCGGACATAAGCGCCAATATCGTATTATCGATTTTAAACGCGACAAAGATGGTATACCAGGACGCGTTGCTACAATCGAATATGATCCAAACCGTTCGGCAAACATTGCATTAATTCATTATCTAGATGGAGAAAAGCGTTATATCTTAGCTCCTAAAGGTCTTCAAGTGGGGATGCAAATCACTTCAGGTACTGAAGCTGATATTAAAGTAGGTAATGCATTACCATTAGCAAATATTCCAGTTGGTACAGTTATCCATAATATCGAGCTTAAGCCTGGAAAAGGTGGACAATTAGTACGTTCTGCTGGTTCTTCTGCACAAGTACTTGGTAAAGAAGGTAAATATGTATTAGTACGTTTAACTTCTGGTGAAGTTCGTATGATTCTTGCGACTTGCCGTGCTTCAATCGGTCAAGTAGGTAACGAACAACATGAACTAATCAAAATTGGTAAAGCAGGTCGTTCTCGTTGGTTAGGCAAACGTCCTACAGTACGTGGATCTGTAATGAACCCTAATGACCATCCACACGGTGGTGGTGAAGGTCGTTCACCAATCGGTCGTAAGTCTCCTATGACTCCATGGGGCAAGCCGACACTTGGTTTCAAGACTCGTAAGAAGAAAAACAAGTCTGATAAGTTTATTGTACGTCGTCGTAAAAAATAA
- the rplW gene encoding 50S ribosomal protein L23: MRDPRDIIKRPVITERSADLMAEKKYTFEVDLRANKTEVKDAIEEIFNVKVEKVNVQNYKGKFKRMGRHSGYTPRRKKAIVKLTAESKEIEFFEV; the protein is encoded by the coding sequence ATGAGAGATCCTCGTGATATTATTAAGCGCCCCGTGATTACTGAACGTTCTGCTGATTTAATGGCGGAAAAGAAGTACACGTTTGAAGTGGATTTAAGAGCTAATAAGACTGAAGTTAAAGATGCTATCGAAGAAATCTTTAACGTTAAAGTTGAAAAGGTTAATGTTCAAAACTATAAAGGTAAGTTTAAGCGTATGGGTCGTCACAGTGGATACACTCCACGTCGTAAAAAGGCGATTGTTAAGCTAACTGCTGAAAGCAAAGAAATAGAATTTTTTGAAGTATAA
- the rplD gene encoding 50S ribosomal protein L4, translating into MPKVALYNQTGSTVGEIELNDSVFGIEPNESVLFDAVIMQRASLRQGSHKVKNRSEVRGGGRKPWRQKGTGRARQGSIRSPQWRGGGIVFGPTPRSYSFKLPKKVRRLAIKSALSTKVLEENILVLDNLALAAPKTKEMVTVLKGLNVDSKTLIVTGDANEAVELAARNIPGVTVVAADGVNVLDVLNHDKLLMTKAAVEKVEEVLA; encoded by the coding sequence ATGCCGAAAGTTGCATTGTATAACCAAACAGGTTCAACGGTAGGAGAAATCGAATTAAATGATTCTGTATTCGGAATTGAGCCGAACGAGAGTGTATTATTCGATGCTGTTATCATGCAAAGAGCTTCCTTACGTCAAGGATCTCACAAAGTAAAAAATCGTTCTGAAGTACGTGGTGGTGGACGTAAGCCATGGCGTCAAAAAGGAACTGGACGTGCACGTCAAGGTTCTATTCGCTCTCCACAATGGCGTGGTGGTGGTATCGTGTTCGGTCCAACTCCAAGAAGCTATAGCTTCAAATTACCAAAAAAAGTACGTCGTTTAGCTATTAAGTCAGCTTTATCAACGAAAGTACTTGAAGAAAACATTTTAGTACTTGATAACCTAGCACTTGCTGCTCCAAAGACTAAGGAAATGGTTACAGTATTAAAAGGACTAAATGTAGACAGCAAAACATTAATCGTTACTGGAGACGCTAACGAAGCGGTTGAGCTAGCTGCACGTAACATCCCAGGAGTAACAGTCGTTGCTGCAGACGGAGTTAACGTACTAGATGTATTAAACCACGACAAGCTTTTAATGACTAAAGCTGCGGTGGAAAAAGTAGAGGAGGTGCTTGCATAA
- the rplC gene encoding 50S ribosomal protein L3 gives MTKGILGRKLGMTQVFTENGNLIPVTVVEAAPNVVLQKKTAETDGYEAVQLGFDNLKENRANKPQKGHATKANTAPKRFIRELRGTSELEVGQEVNVSIFAEGEAVDVTGISKGKGFQGVIKRHGQSRGPMSHGSRYHRRPGSMGPVAPNRVFKGKKLAGQMGGEQITVQNLEIVKVDVERNLLLIKGNVPGPKRALVTVKSSVKSK, from the coding sequence ATGACCAAAGGAATCTTAGGTAGAAAGCTCGGTATGACGCAAGTGTTTACTGAAAATGGCAACTTAATCCCTGTAACTGTAGTTGAAGCAGCACCAAACGTGGTGTTACAAAAGAAGACTGCAGAAACTGATGGTTATGAAGCAGTACAATTAGGCTTTGACAACCTTAAAGAAAATCGCGCTAACAAGCCGCAAAAGGGCCATGCTACTAAAGCAAACACTGCTCCTAAGCGCTTCATCCGTGAATTACGTGGAACTTCTGAATTAGAAGTTGGTCAGGAAGTCAATGTTAGTATTTTCGCTGAAGGCGAAGCAGTAGATGTAACAGGAATTTCAAAAGGTAAAGGTTTCCAAGGTGTAATTAAGCGCCACGGACAATCACGCGGACCAATGTCTCACGGTTCTCGTTACCATCGTCGCCCAGGGTCAATGGGACCAGTTGCTCCAAACCGTGTTTTCAAAGGTAAAAAGTTAGCTGGACAAATGGGTGGAGAACAAATTACTGTACAAAACCTAGAAATCGTTAAGGTAGACGTTGAACGTAATCTTTTATTAATTAAAGGAAATGTTCCGGGACCTAAAAGAGCTTTAGTTACTGTTAAAAGTTCAGTTAAATCTAAATAA
- the rpsJ gene encoding 30S ribosomal protein S10, protein MAKEKIRIRLKAYDHRILDQSAEKIVETAKRSGASVSGPIPLPTEKSVYTILRAVHKYKDSREQFEMRTHKRLIDIINPTPQTVDSLMRLDLPSGVDIEIKL, encoded by the coding sequence ATGGCAAAAGAAAAAATTCGTATCCGTTTAAAGGCGTATGACCACCGAATTCTTGACCAATCGGCTGAGAAGATTGTTGAAACTGCAAAGCGTTCAGGTGCTTCTGTTTCAGGTCCAATCCCATTACCGACTGAAAAGTCAGTATACACGATTCTTCGTGCGGTCCATAAGTATAAGGATTCTCGTGAGCAATTCGAAATGCGTACACATAAGCGCTTAATCGACATCATTAATCCAACGCCACAAACGGTTGATTCTCTAATGAGATTAGATCTACCGTCTGGTGTAGACATCGAAATTAAACTTTAA
- the tuf gene encoding elongation factor Tu, translated as MGKEKFDRSKPHANIGTIGHVDHGKTTLTAAITITLHKKYGRGTAMNYDQIDAAPEERERGITISTAHVEYETDNRHYAHVDCPGHADYVKNMITGAAQMDGGILVVSATDGPMPQTREHILLSRQVGVPHLVVFLNKCDMVDDEELLELVEMEVRDLLSEYDFPGDDTPVIRGSALKALEGEEQWEAKIYELMEAVDSYIPTPERDTEKPFMMPVEDVFSITGRGTVATGRVERGVVKVGDVIEIVGFTEEPKSTTVTGVEMFRKLLDYAEAGDNIGALLRGVAREDIERGQVLAKPKTITPHTKFKAEVYVLSKEEGGRHTPFFTNYRPQFYFRTSDITGICNLPEGVEMVMPGDNIEMTVELIAPIAVEEGTKFSIREGGRTVGAGVVASIQE; from the coding sequence ATGGGTAAAGAGAAATTCGACCGTTCAAAACCACATGCTAACATTGGTACAATCGGACACGTTGACCATGGTAAAACTACATTAACTGCTGCTATTACAATCACTCTTCATAAGAAATACGGAAGAGGAACTGCAATGAACTATGATCAAATTGATGCTGCTCCTGAAGAAAGAGAGCGTGGTATCACAATCTCAACTGCACACGTTGAGTATGAAACTGACAACCGTCACTATGCACACGTTGACTGCCCAGGACATGCTGACTATGTTAAGAACATGATCACTGGTGCTGCTCAAATGGACGGCGGAATCCTAGTTGTTTCTGCAACTGATGGTCCAATGCCACAAACTCGTGAGCACATCCTATTATCTCGTCAGGTTGGTGTACCTCACCTTGTAGTATTCTTAAACAAGTGTGACATGGTAGACGACGAAGAATTACTTGAATTAGTTGAAATGGAAGTACGTGACCTTCTTTCTGAGTACGACTTCCCTGGAGATGACACTCCTGTAATTCGTGGATCTGCTCTTAAAGCTTTAGAAGGAGAAGAGCAATGGGAAGCTAAAATCTATGAGCTTATGGAAGCTGTAGATTCTTATATCCCAACTCCTGAGCGTGACACAGAAAAGCCGTTCATGATGCCAGTTGAGGATGTATTCTCAATCACAGGTCGTGGAACAGTTGCTACTGGTCGTGTAGAGCGTGGAGTAGTTAAAGTTGGTGACGTAATTGAAATCGTTGGTTTCACTGAAGAGCCTAAGTCAACTACTGTAACTGGAGTTGAAATGTTCCGTAAGCTTCTTGATTATGCAGAAGCTGGAGACAACATTGGTGCATTACTTCGTGGTGTAGCTCGTGAAGATATCGAGCGCGGACAAGTTTTAGCTAAACCTAAGACGATCACTCCACACACTAAGTTCAAAGCGGAAGTTTATGTTCTTTCAAAAGAAGAAGGTGGACGTCATACTCCATTCTTCACAAACTACCGTCCACAATTCTATTTCCGTACTTCTGATATTACTGGTATTTGTAATCTTCCAGAAGGCGTAGAAATGGTTATGCCTGGTGACAACATCGAAATGACAGTTGAACTAATTGCTCCAATCGCTGTTGAAGAAGGTACAAAGTTCTCTATCCGTGAGGGTGGACGTACTGTAGGCGCTGGTGTAGTAGCTTCAATTCAAGAGTAA